The following are encoded in a window of Palaemon carinicauda isolate YSFRI2023 chromosome 31, ASM3689809v2, whole genome shotgun sequence genomic DNA:
- the LOC137625051 gene encoding uncharacterized protein isoform X1 gives MAPRTGFGDHLDHNPLPQDFLTYDPYKGYPHLDTPIAIVEDAPDLLLHLTQHRKHLTHSEVSHPNSLGGSHNNIHLPFLPKDRNPANFHFRSPKGKPIFLPPHPVRRPKVPVDVHALAHDVHALPPVMQAFDLVFHTSAPVKHSSAPVKHVSAPVVHSSAPVKHVSAPVVHSSAPVKHVSAPVVHSSAPAVHVSGFHDVILDYDPYLHPSDGIESGTFLVGPPGESDELSVVHNDLPGDHHFPFSSYDLDPYFKDFPVFGYFGYTPKYEHHLGRRRRRRGTGEPRRHRGTQESSGAVGPSGGYISSSDQTGLRRKSISKRHFLGKSSSYALLAREEVARGEVRVFSTNDH, from the exons ATGGCACCACGCACAGGGTTTGGTGACCACCTGGACCACAACCCACTGCCGCAGGATTTTCTGACCTACGACCCGTATAAAGGTTACCCTCATCTGGACACTCCCATAGCCATTGTGGAGGACGCCCCGGACCTCCTGCTGCACCTGACGCAGCATAGGAAGCACTTAACCCACTCTGAAGTGAGCCATCCGAATTCGCTCGGCGGCAGTCACAATAACATCCACTTACCCTTCCTGCCCAAGGACAGAAACCCAGCGAATTTCCATTTCCGCTCGCCAAAGGGGAAGCCTATCTTCCTTCCGCCGCACCCAGTACGTAGGCCAAAGGTACCCGTTGATGTGCACGCATTGGCTCACGATGTGCACGCATTGCCTCCTGTCATGCAAGCATTCGATCTTGTTTTCCATACATCAGCTCCTGTAAAGCACTCTTCAGCTCCTGTAAAGCATGTATCGGCTCCAGTCGTGCACTCATCAGCTCCTGTGAAGCATGTATCGGCTCCAGTCGTGCACTCATCAGCTCCTGTGAAGCATGTATCGGCTCCAGTCGTGCACTCATCAGCTCCTGCTGTGCACGTATCAGGGTTCCACGACGTCATCCTCGATTACGACCCTTATCTACACCCCAGTGACGGAATAGAGAGTGGGACTTTCTTAGTCGGTCCCCCTGG AGAATCGGATGAACTCAGCGTAGTTCATAACGACCTCCCTGGAGATCATCATTTTCCCTTCTCCAGCTATGATCTAGATCCCTACTTCAAGGACTTCCCCGTTTTCGGATATTTCGGATACACCCCAAAGTACGAACACCACctcgggaggaggaggaggcgcaggGGCACCGGGGAACCCAGGAGGCACCGTGGAACCCAGGAGTCTTCAGGAGCAGTGGGCCCCTCGGGAGGATATATCTCATCTTCAGATCAGACGGGCCTCCGGCGGAAGTCAATTTCCAAGAGACATTTCCTCGGTAAATCGTCCTCATATGCCCTTCTTGCCCGAGAAGAGGTCGCTCGGGGAGAGGTCAGAGTTTTTTCCACCAATGATCATTGA
- the LOC137625051 gene encoding uncharacterized protein isoform X2, which yields MAPRTGFGDHLDHNPLPQDFLTYDPYKGYPHLDTPIAIVEDAPDLLLHLTQHRKHLTHSEVSHPNSLGGSHNNIHLPFLPKDRNPANFHFRSPKGKPIFLPPHPVRRPKVPVDVHALAHDVHALPPVMQAFDLVFHTSAPVKHSSAPVKHVSAPVVHSSAPVKHVSAPVVHSSAPVKHVSAPVVHSSAPAVHVSGFHDVILDYDPYLHPSDGIESGTFLVGPPGYDLDPYFKDFPVFGYFGYTPKYEHHLGRRRRRRGTGEPRRHRGTQESSGAVGPSGGYISSSDQTGLRRKSISKRHFLGKSSSYALLAREEVARGEVRVFSTNDH from the exons ATGGCACCACGCACAGGGTTTGGTGACCACCTGGACCACAACCCACTGCCGCAGGATTTTCTGACCTACGACCCGTATAAAGGTTACCCTCATCTGGACACTCCCATAGCCATTGTGGAGGACGCCCCGGACCTCCTGCTGCACCTGACGCAGCATAGGAAGCACTTAACCCACTCTGAAGTGAGCCATCCGAATTCGCTCGGCGGCAGTCACAATAACATCCACTTACCCTTCCTGCCCAAGGACAGAAACCCAGCGAATTTCCATTTCCGCTCGCCAAAGGGGAAGCCTATCTTCCTTCCGCCGCACCCAGTACGTAGGCCAAAGGTACCCGTTGATGTGCACGCATTGGCTCACGATGTGCACGCATTGCCTCCTGTCATGCAAGCATTCGATCTTGTTTTCCATACATCAGCTCCTGTAAAGCACTCTTCAGCTCCTGTAAAGCATGTATCGGCTCCAGTCGTGCACTCATCAGCTCCTGTGAAGCATGTATCGGCTCCAGTCGTGCACTCATCAGCTCCTGTGAAGCATGTATCGGCTCCAGTCGTGCACTCATCAGCTCCTGCTGTGCACGTATCAGGGTTCCACGACGTCATCCTCGATTACGACCCTTATCTACACCCCAGTGACGGAATAGAGAGTGGGACTTTCTTAGTCGGTCCCCCTGG CTATGATCTAGATCCCTACTTCAAGGACTTCCCCGTTTTCGGATATTTCGGATACACCCCAAAGTACGAACACCACctcgggaggaggaggaggcgcaggGGCACCGGGGAACCCAGGAGGCACCGTGGAACCCAGGAGTCTTCAGGAGCAGTGGGCCCCTCGGGAGGATATATCTCATCTTCAGATCAGACGGGCCTCCGGCGGAAGTCAATTTCCAAGAGACATTTCCTCGGTAAATCGTCCTCATATGCCCTTCTTGCCCGAGAAGAGGTCGCTCGGGGAGAGGTCAGAGTTTTTTCCACCAATGATCATTGA